One Nocardia iowensis DNA window includes the following coding sequences:
- a CDS encoding YbaB/EbfC family nucleoid-associated protein has protein sequence MPNETAKADLADLLDTVQVQIQSLATAHQQRALLTATVTACEKRIQVTVNADGVLIETRFADDISDLSYDEIASAMTEAVRSAATQVKAKAEELFEPLQKTRSRLPSLSDIVPGLPELRELLPQPQQAPTTAPGSIERQIAAQAPEFNETAHPRGRGRSAIADDSW, from the coding sequence ATGCCGAACGAAACGGCGAAGGCGGATCTGGCGGATCTGCTGGACACCGTGCAGGTCCAGATCCAGTCGCTGGCCACCGCGCACCAGCAGCGGGCGCTGCTCACCGCCACCGTCACGGCGTGCGAGAAGCGCATCCAGGTGACCGTCAATGCCGACGGCGTGCTGATCGAGACTCGCTTCGCCGACGACATCTCCGATCTCAGCTACGACGAAATCGCCTCGGCCATGACCGAAGCGGTGCGGTCCGCCGCGACGCAGGTGAAAGCCAAGGCAGAGGAGCTTTTCGAACCGTTGCAAAAGACACGGTCGCGGCTGCCGAGCCTGTCCGACATCGTGCCCGGCCTGCCGGAACTGCGCGAGTTGCTGCCGCAGCCGCAGCAGGCACCAACCACCGCGCCGGGCTCCATCGAGCGTCAAATAGCCGCGCAGGCACCGGAATTCAACGAGACCGCACACCCTCGCGGCCGCGGTCGGTCCGCGATAGCCGACGACAGCTGGTGA
- a CDS encoding WXG100 family type VII secretion target translates to MAHKPDSPWPELKQQVADGFLKFEDKAAIDCANACTDLISRFKGLQGLIKSNNLTTLTGFGNFASGSALASKFGTKASELNGRLDAHINVLTTMAETFRDAGKKYVGTDNDSATRIAALDALNMSPGAKAPSTDNKKSTDPLSSTKSSPPAFLGDNSSSGSGTDKSNPIEPEAADSKDFEDYRSFGAAINAQPAADAASVWQWMAVEVDTAVTALQSKLTKVTASSWQGQGAEAATKAVEKYRSSVLALSKNVNTVGENLGYTAQWLSTTKPWMPGPNEVCSNSRLDEVRRKFKEHYVTGLKNTDAAFPMLADPYSTVTGIKGDGKNENKDGTNEDNKDGNKDGNKDGNKTGDYKDGYKQGFEDAKNGKTGPTGSYADGYKQGFEDAKNGKKYDPTNGGKEGGTGSGSGSGSGSGDKKGGGSGSESGDKKGGGSGSESGDKKGGGSGSQGGGPGPGGGSGESKKQGAGPGPGPAVPPKPNPEQGGSKKSPKPTEPSVPKVPGEQPRAGDPAHTTPGLPNMPGNELLSTLLNAAKDATQLVNPLLQAAAAQMQAAGLPDPNALGGGPGPGPDTPGAPKGTDPSSKLFPRASIPAGTGQALGPNIPFGPGMPPGGPPGTPGAAGAGQGQQGQQGHKRAKFLDSPLHFEEDLGMPVAAVRPVIDQ, encoded by the coding sequence GTGGCGCACAAACCCGACTCGCCATGGCCCGAGCTGAAGCAACAGGTAGCGGACGGCTTCCTCAAGTTCGAAGACAAGGCCGCGATCGACTGCGCGAATGCCTGCACGGATTTGATCAGCCGTTTCAAGGGACTGCAGGGCCTGATCAAGTCCAATAACTTGACCACACTGACCGGCTTCGGCAACTTCGCCTCCGGATCCGCACTGGCCAGCAAGTTCGGCACCAAAGCTTCAGAACTCAACGGCCGGTTGGACGCCCACATCAATGTCCTCACCACCATGGCCGAAACATTTCGGGACGCGGGAAAGAAATACGTTGGTACCGACAATGATTCGGCAACCAGAATTGCGGCGCTCGACGCGCTGAACATGTCGCCGGGCGCCAAAGCGCCGTCAACCGACAACAAGAAGTCGACAGACCCGCTGTCGAGCACCAAGTCCTCTCCGCCTGCGTTTCTCGGGGACAACTCATCCAGCGGGAGCGGTACGGACAAGTCCAACCCCATCGAACCCGAGGCCGCGGACAGTAAGGATTTCGAGGACTACCGGTCGTTCGGGGCCGCGATCAACGCCCAGCCTGCCGCGGATGCCGCCTCGGTCTGGCAATGGATGGCCGTCGAGGTCGATACCGCGGTGACCGCCCTACAGAGCAAACTGACGAAGGTAACAGCGTCCAGTTGGCAAGGGCAGGGTGCGGAGGCGGCCACCAAAGCGGTGGAAAAGTATCGCTCGTCGGTGCTGGCGCTGAGCAAGAACGTGAACACGGTCGGGGAGAACCTCGGGTACACCGCGCAGTGGTTGAGCACAACGAAGCCATGGATGCCAGGCCCCAATGAAGTTTGCAGCAATAGCCGTCTCGACGAGGTACGCCGAAAGTTCAAGGAGCACTACGTCACCGGGTTGAAAAACACCGACGCGGCGTTCCCGATGCTTGCCGACCCGTACAGCACGGTCACCGGCATCAAGGGCGACGGTAAAAACGAAAACAAAGACGGCACAAATGAAGACAACAAAGACGGCAACAAGGACGGAAATAAGGACGGCAACAAGACCGGGGACTACAAGGACGGGTACAAGCAGGGCTTCGAGGACGCCAAGAACGGCAAGACCGGACCCACCGGCAGCTACGCCGACGGCTACAAACAAGGCTTCGAAGACGCCAAGAACGGGAAGAAGTACGACCCGACCAACGGCGGCAAGGAGGGCGGTACCGGTTCTGGATCCGGTTCCGGCTCGGGATCCGGCGACAAGAAAGGCGGCGGCTCCGGTTCGGAAAGCGGTGACAAGAAAGGCGGTGGGTCCGGCTCGGAAAGCGGTGACAAGAAGGGCGGCGGTTCCGGCTCGCAGGGCGGCGGTCCCGGACCCGGCGGCGGATCGGGCGAATCCAAGAAGCAAGGCGCGGGCCCTGGCCCCGGCCCGGCCGTACCGCCCAAGCCGAACCCGGAGCAAGGGGGTTCGAAGAAGTCGCCCAAGCCCACCGAACCAAGTGTGCCGAAGGTTCCCGGCGAGCAGCCGCGCGCGGGCGACCCGGCGCACACAACTCCGGGCCTACCTAACATGCCCGGTAACGAGTTGCTGAGCACGCTGCTCAACGCGGCGAAAGACGCGACGCAGCTGGTGAATCCGCTGCTGCAAGCCGCAGCGGCCCAGATGCAGGCAGCGGGCCTGCCCGACCCCAACGCACTCGGTGGTGGCCCCGGCCCCGGACCAGATACCCCCGGGGCCCCTAAAGGGACCGATCCGTCCTCGAAACTCTTTCCGCGAGCGTCGATTCCGGCTGGCACCGGGCAGGCCCTCGGGCCGAACATCCCGTTCGGCCCCGGCATGCCGCCCGGCGGCCCCCCGGGTACTCCCGGCGCGGCGGGCGCCGGACAGGGCCAACAGGGTCAGCAGGGCCACAAGCGCGCCAAATTCCTCGATTCACCCTTGCATTTCGAGGAAGACCTCGGCATGCCCGTCGCCGCGGTTCGACCGGTGATCGACCAATGA
- a CDS encoding ESX secretion-associated protein EspG, translating into MTATWSFTDLEFKVLWERHTDAPLPEPFVYKCRIEYDSDYERAKYQTWERLRATMDRSFDGVLDTVARPDVVVTAFGWCDDEMENPAKRLWVHAARAGAQAYVLTQLPGETIQHSGGFTVTECEPRDLATAVVATLPAVAAGRLPSVAIVTEEAKPEQLFGLGRPLIADDGEETAGARSLRFLSAQATTTGVISIRQGYSKFGPRGVLEQLLLWRDLTDDGRYVIPLDGAPVAVGIGAKRLARLVDDSIDVVVDRLETHWETGDALPQGGFRHAGAAW; encoded by the coding sequence ATGACCGCGACATGGAGCTTCACCGACTTGGAGTTCAAGGTGTTGTGGGAGCGGCACACCGACGCGCCGCTGCCCGAACCGTTCGTCTATAAGTGCCGCATCGAGTACGACTCCGACTACGAGCGGGCGAAGTACCAGACCTGGGAGCGGTTGCGCGCCACCATGGACCGCTCGTTCGACGGTGTGTTGGACACGGTGGCGCGCCCGGACGTCGTGGTGACGGCGTTCGGCTGGTGTGACGACGAGATGGAGAATCCGGCGAAACGGCTCTGGGTGCACGCCGCCCGCGCGGGCGCGCAGGCATACGTCCTGACTCAGCTTCCCGGCGAGACCATCCAGCACAGCGGCGGTTTCACGGTGACCGAGTGTGAGCCACGTGATCTGGCCACCGCGGTGGTGGCCACCCTGCCCGCAGTCGCGGCCGGTCGGCTCCCGTCCGTGGCCATCGTGACCGAGGAGGCGAAGCCCGAGCAACTGTTCGGGCTCGGTAGACCGTTGATCGCCGATGACGGGGAGGAAACCGCCGGAGCCCGCAGTCTGCGGTTTCTCAGCGCGCAGGCCACCACCACCGGCGTGATCTCGATCCGGCAGGGTTATTCGAAGTTCGGCCCGCGTGGCGTCCTCGAACAGTTGCTGCTGTGGCGGGATCTGACCGACGACGGTCGCTACGTGATCCCGCTCGACGGCGCGCCGGTCGCGGTGGGTATCGGTGCCAAGCGTCTGGCGAGGTTGGTCGATGACTCGATCGACGTCGTGGTCGACCGGCTGGAGACCCACTGGGAGACCGGGGACGCCCTGCCCCAAGGCGGATTCCGGCACGCCGGGGCGGCATGGTGA
- the dtd gene encoding D-aminoacyl-tRNA deacylase — protein MRILLQRVTSAKVTVGDEIVGRIDPAAHGAPHGLLALVGVTHGDTEAMARALADKVWRLRILDGERSAADLDAPVLVVSQFTLYADTAKGRRPSWSAAAPGAVAEPLVDVFTAAMRDLGATVATGKFGAHMHIALVNDGPVTLLLEG, from the coding sequence GTGCGCATCCTGCTACAGCGAGTGACCTCGGCCAAGGTGACGGTCGGCGACGAGATCGTCGGCCGTATCGACCCTGCGGCGCACGGCGCACCGCACGGTCTGCTCGCCTTGGTCGGCGTGACACATGGGGACACCGAGGCGATGGCGCGGGCGCTCGCGGACAAGGTATGGCGGCTGCGCATCCTGGACGGCGAACGCTCGGCCGCCGACCTCGACGCCCCGGTCCTGGTGGTCAGTCAGTTCACCCTCTACGCCGACACCGCCAAGGGCAGGCGCCCGTCCTGGTCGGCCGCCGCCCCTGGTGCTGTCGCCGAACCTCTGGTGGACGTCTTCACCGCCGCCATGCGCGACCTCGGCGCCACCGTGGCCACCGGCAAGTTCGGCGCGCACATGCATATCGCCCTGGTCAACGACGGTCCGGTGACGCTGCTGCTCGAAGGCTGA
- a CDS encoding WXG100 family type VII secretion target translates to MAEEVAVDPEQLRKAAKQAALIQERIDGALQKLQASLAAAGPAWGNDSFGDKFADGEKGYLAARDNLTKGTENMAKTFGDVASGQEQAADHLAGQEADSSTGFGRRRAPRTKV, encoded by the coding sequence ATGGCGGAAGAAGTGGCGGTCGATCCCGAGCAGCTACGGAAGGCGGCGAAACAGGCGGCGCTGATTCAAGAGCGGATCGATGGAGCGTTGCAGAAGTTGCAGGCATCATTGGCCGCGGCAGGCCCTGCTTGGGGCAACGACAGCTTCGGCGACAAGTTCGCCGACGGCGAGAAGGGCTACCTCGCCGCACGCGACAACCTGACCAAGGGCACCGAAAACATGGCGAAGACCTTCGGCGACGTGGCGAGCGGACAGGAGCAAGCGGCAGATCATCTGGCCGGCCAGGAAGCGGACAGCAGCACCGGCTTCGGGCGGCGTCGAGCACCTCGGACCAAAGTGTGA
- a CDS encoding YbaB/EbfC family nucleoid-associated protein, whose protein sequence is MTNERLKADAAMMMDALQQQLTGIAAIQQQRMQLTGTASVCDKRIQVTVNANGILIDTRFADDIGDLTFEEIATAMTEAVQAAAADVERQGHDLLQPLRAHKARLPKLSDLVEGAPDLDAHAPRTPPAAAPSPDGPVRPRSVVADQDW, encoded by the coding sequence ATGACAAATGAACGGCTGAAGGCCGACGCGGCGATGATGATGGACGCCCTGCAGCAGCAGTTGACCGGCATCGCCGCGATACAGCAACAACGCATGCAGCTGACCGGCACAGCGTCGGTGTGCGACAAGCGGATACAGGTGACCGTGAACGCGAACGGCATTCTGATCGACACTCGATTTGCCGACGATATCGGCGATCTGACCTTCGAGGAGATCGCCACCGCCATGACCGAGGCCGTCCAGGCCGCCGCCGCCGATGTCGAACGGCAGGGACATGATCTCCTGCAGCCACTGCGTGCACACAAGGCCCGGCTGCCCAAGCTGTCCGACCTGGTAGAAGGCGCCCCGGATCTCGACGCGCACGCACCACGCACGCCACCCGCTGCTGCGCCGTCCCCCGATGGCCCTGTTCGCCCACGTTCGGTTGTGGCCGACCAAGATTGGTGA
- a CDS encoding WXG100 family type VII secretion target yields MNGRDGMAGRVEVTPGQLRRVAGDMGELRRRVHRILDDLESALAERGAAWGGDGYGSTFADGDAGYLAAHQNLKTGMQNVASTLGSYAAGQYRSADLLERQDIASGKRLRG; encoded by the coding sequence ATGAATGGAAGGGATGGCATGGCGGGCAGGGTCGAGGTGACGCCGGGGCAGTTGCGCCGTGTCGCAGGCGACATGGGGGAGTTGCGCAGGCGAGTGCACCGCATTCTCGACGACCTGGAGTCCGCGTTGGCCGAACGGGGTGCGGCCTGGGGTGGTGACGGCTACGGCAGTACCTTCGCCGACGGCGACGCCGGATACCTTGCAGCGCACCAGAATCTGAAGACCGGCATGCAGAACGTCGCCAGCACGCTCGGCTCGTACGCAGCCGGGCAGTACAGGTCGGCGGACCTGCTCGAGCGGCAGGACATCGCGTCGGGCAAGCGCCTCCGCGGTTAG
- a CDS encoding YbaB/EbfC family DNA-binding protein, which translates to MTVLVDVEGVVLETKFGANVADLDYRELAKAVTEAARLAAADAARQARVLMAPLLAQRARMPRLHEFVDGMPDLTDQLPEHPLWSAGIAEEGVFDCGAAAFAEVDDQARSGVTDTGW; encoded by the coding sequence GTGACGGTGCTGGTCGATGTCGAAGGTGTGGTGCTGGAGACGAAGTTCGGTGCCAATGTGGCGGATCTCGACTACCGAGAGCTCGCCAAGGCGGTTACGGAGGCGGCGCGCCTCGCGGCTGCCGACGCGGCCCGTCAGGCCCGAGTCTTGATGGCGCCCTTACTTGCTCAACGTGCGCGGATGCCGCGGCTGCACGAGTTTGTCGACGGTATGCCAGACCTGACCGATCAGCTGCCCGAACATCCGCTGTGGTCGGCCGGAATTGCCGAGGAAGGTGTATTCGACTGCGGCGCGGCCGCGTTCGCCGAGGTCGACGACCAGGCACGGTCCGGGGTGACCGACACCGGCTGGTGA
- a CDS encoding YbaB/EbfC family nucleoid-associated protein, with the protein MTNEYAKTELASVWEEVQQQFRSIARLQQERAQLTASATVRKRVTVTVNADGTIIDTKFGPRIEELNFTEIAEAVTAAAQQACAEVARKTQELMAPLHERRARLPRVSDLIEGMPDFSAQQPVEPEVSLAPPGSAERQDAADKDSAAREFSNVEAYTPDLGRGVTQSSW; encoded by the coding sequence ATGACAAACGAATACGCGAAGACCGAACTCGCCTCGGTGTGGGAGGAAGTGCAGCAGCAGTTCCGCTCGATCGCCCGGCTCCAGCAGGAGCGGGCCCAGCTCACCGCGAGTGCGACGGTGCGTAAGCGGGTGACGGTGACGGTGAACGCCGACGGCACCATCATCGACACGAAGTTCGGTCCACGTATCGAGGAGTTGAACTTCACCGAGATCGCCGAGGCGGTGACGGCGGCGGCGCAGCAGGCGTGCGCCGAGGTTGCCCGCAAGACCCAGGAGCTGATGGCGCCGCTGCACGAGCGGCGCGCGCGATTGCCGCGGGTGTCGGACCTGATCGAGGGCATGCCGGATTTCTCCGCCCAGCAGCCGGTCGAGCCCGAGGTGTCGCTCGCGCCGCCGGGATCGGCGGAACGCCAGGACGCTGCCGACAAGGACAGCGCCGCTCGGGAATTCAGCAATGTGGAGGCATACACCCCGGATCTCGGCCGCGGAGTCACCCAATCCAGCTGGTGA